The Castor canadensis chromosome 8, mCasCan1.hap1v2, whole genome shotgun sequence genome contains a region encoding:
- the Slc25a17 gene encoding peroxisomal membrane protein PMP34 isoform X4, whose amino-acid sequence MTAMTVFFPLDTARLRLQVDEKRKSKTTHMVLLEIIKEEGLLAPYRGWFPVISSLCCSNFVYFYTFNSLKAVWVKGQRSTTGKDLVVGFVAGVVNVLLTTPLWVVNTRLKLQGAKFRNEDIVPTNYKGIMDAFHQIIRDEGILALWNGTFPSLLLVFNPAIQFMFYEGLKRQLLKKRMKLSSLDVFIIGAIAKAIATTVTYPMQTVQSILRFGRHRLNPENRTLGSLRNVLYLLHQRLKRFGIMGLYKGLEAKLLQTVLTAALMFLVYEKLTAATFTIMGLKNAHKH is encoded by the exons ttgatgagaaaagaaaatccaaaactaCACACATGGTACTCCTAGAAATCATTAAAGAAGAAGGCCT CCTGGCACCATATCGAGGGTGGTTTCCAGTCATTTCCAGTCTCTGCTGCTCCAATTTTGTCTATTTCTACACTTTTAATAGCCTCAAAGCAGTCTGGGTCAAAGGCCAACGTTCTACTACTGGCAAAGATCTAGTAGTTGGATTTGTTGCAG GAGTTGTGAATGTTTTGCTAACAACTCCACTCTGGGTGGTAAACACCAGACTGAAGCTGCAAGGGGCAAAATTTCGCAATGAGGATATTGTACCAACAAACTACAAAGGCATTATGG ATGCTTTCCACCAGATTATTCGAGATGAAGGGATCTTGGCTTTGTGGAATGGCACATTTCCTTCCTTGCTGTTGGTCTTCAATCCTGCCATCCAGTTCATGTTCTACGAAGGTTTAAAACGGCAGCTTTTAAAGAAACGGATGAAG CTTTCTTCTTTGGATGTGTTCATCATTGGTGCAATAGCCAAAGCTATTGCCACCACAGTCACCTATCCCATGCAGACAGTACAATCAATCCTGAGG TTTGGACGTCACAGACTAAACCCAGAAAATAGAACATTGGGGAGTCTTCGGAATGTTCTCTATCTTCTTCACCAACGACTTAA GCGTTTTGGAATCATGGGACTCTACAAAGGCCTTGAGGCCAAATTGCTTCAGACAGTCCTCACTGCTGCTCTCATGTTCCTTGTTTATGAGAAACTGACAGCTGCTACCTTTACCATAATGGGGCTGAAGAATGCACACAAGCACTGA
- the Slc25a17 gene encoding peroxisomal membrane protein PMP34 isoform X5, which produces MTVDEKRKSKTTHMVLLEIIKEEGLLAPYRGWFPVISSLCCSNFVYFYTFNSLKAVWVKGQRSTTGKDLVVGFVAGVVNVLLTTPLWVVNTRLKLQGAKFRNEDIVPTNYKGIMDAFHQIIRDEGILALWNGTFPSLLLVFNPAIQFMFYEGLKRQLLKKRMKLSSLDVFIIGAIAKAIATTVTYPMQTVQSILRFGRHRLNPENRTLGSLRNVLYLLHQRLKRFGIMGLYKGLEAKLLQTVLTAALMFLVYEKLTAATFTIMGLKNAHKH; this is translated from the exons ttgatgagaaaagaaaatccaaaactaCACACATGGTACTCCTAGAAATCATTAAAGAAGAAGGCCT CCTGGCACCATATCGAGGGTGGTTTCCAGTCATTTCCAGTCTCTGCTGCTCCAATTTTGTCTATTTCTACACTTTTAATAGCCTCAAAGCAGTCTGGGTCAAAGGCCAACGTTCTACTACTGGCAAAGATCTAGTAGTTGGATTTGTTGCAG GAGTTGTGAATGTTTTGCTAACAACTCCACTCTGGGTGGTAAACACCAGACTGAAGCTGCAAGGGGCAAAATTTCGCAATGAGGATATTGTACCAACAAACTACAAAGGCATTATGG ATGCTTTCCACCAGATTATTCGAGATGAAGGGATCTTGGCTTTGTGGAATGGCACATTTCCTTCCTTGCTGTTGGTCTTCAATCCTGCCATCCAGTTCATGTTCTACGAAGGTTTAAAACGGCAGCTTTTAAAGAAACGGATGAAG CTTTCTTCTTTGGATGTGTTCATCATTGGTGCAATAGCCAAAGCTATTGCCACCACAGTCACCTATCCCATGCAGACAGTACAATCAATCCTGAGG TTTGGACGTCACAGACTAAACCCAGAAAATAGAACATTGGGGAGTCTTCGGAATGTTCTCTATCTTCTTCACCAACGACTTAA GCGTTTTGGAATCATGGGACTCTACAAAGGCCTTGAGGCCAAATTGCTTCAGACAGTCCTCACTGCTGCTCTCATGTTCCTTGTTTATGAGAAACTGACAGCTGCTACCTTTACCATAATGGGGCTGAAGAATGCACACAAGCACTGA